Proteins co-encoded in one Malus sylvestris chromosome 9, drMalSylv7.2, whole genome shotgun sequence genomic window:
- the LOC126583515 gene encoding glutaredoxin-like produces the protein MALTKAKELVSTNSVVVFSKTHCPFCVNVKQLLTQLGASYKAIELDSESDGAQIQSALAEWTGQRTVPNVFIGGNHIGGCDKTTALHKEGKLVPLLTQTGAVAKTST, from the exons ATGGCATTGACGAAGGCGAAGGAGCTCGTGTCGACCAATTCGGTCGTCGTCTTCAG CAAGACGCATTGCCCGTTCTGCGTGAACGTGAAGCAGCTCTTGACTCAATTGGGAGCATCCTACAAGGCAATTGAGTTGGACTCTGAAA GTGACGGAGCTCAGATACAATCAGCTCTGGCAGAGTGGACTGGCCAGCGGACTGTGCCCAATGTTTTCATTGGTGGAAACCACATCGGTGGATGCGACA AAACAACGGCATTGCACAAGGAAGGTAAACTGGTCCCTCTGCTTACTCAAACCGGAGCCGTTGCCAAAACTTCTACTTAA